The genome window GTCGTTGATGGCGTTCTTGCGCTCCGGGCGGTCGAGGGTGACGGTGACCACCCCACCCTCCTGCTCGACGATGATCGCTTCGGGGCGCGGGTCCGGCATGGGCGGCACGATACTGACGCCCATGGGCTTCAACCCGCACCGCCAGACCCGCAAGGACCCCGCCGACATCGCCCTGGTGGTGGCCGCCCTGCTGGTGTGCGCCGCCCTCCTGGCCTGGGCCCTCCTCGGGTGACGATCCGGGCTGAGCTCAGCCCACCCGGTGATCCTCCGGGACCTCCTCGCCGGGAGCCACGGGGCCGGGCGGGGTGCCGTCGCCGAAGGGGCGACCGCCCAGCTCCTCCCGGCCGTGGGCAGTGAGCCAGCCCGACAGGTCGGGCCCGGCCGGGACGATGCCCGTGGGGTTGATGTCGGTGTGGACGCAGTAGTAGTGCCGCTTGATGTGGTCGACGTCGATGGTGTCGCCGAAGCCCGGGGTCTGGAACAGGTCGCGGGCATAGGCCCACAGCACCGGCATCTCGGCCAGCTTCTCCCGGTTGCACTTGAAGTGGCCGTGGTAGACGGCGTCGAACCGGGCCAGGGTGGTGAACAGGCGCACGTCGGCCTCGGTGATGCTCTCGCCCATCAGGTAGCGCTGGCCGGCCAGCCGGTCCGAGAGCCAGTCCAGGCGGGCGAACAGGGTGCGGTAGGAGTCGTCGTAGGCGGCCTGCGAGCCGGCGAACCCGCACCGGTAGACGCCGTTGTTGACGTCGCCGTAGACCACGTCGTTGATCTGGTCGATCTCGCCGCGCCGCTTCACGGGGTAGAGGTCCGGCGCGCCGTCGCGATGGTGGGCCCGCCACTCGACCGACAGGTCGATGGTCATCTGGGCGAAGTCGTTGGTGACGACCTGGCCGCTGCGGATCTCCACGATCGCCGGCACGGTGATGCCCCGCTCGTACGCCGGGAAGCGGGCGAGGTAGGCCTCCTGCAGGCGCTCGTAGCCGAGCACCGGATCACGACCACCGGGATCGAGGTCGAACGTCCAGCTGCGCGCGTCATGGGTCGGACCGCACACGCCCATCGACAGCACCGGCTCCAGACCGAGCAGGCGACGGACGATGATCGCCCGGTTGGCCCAGGGGCAGGCCCGGGCGACGACGAGCCGGTAACGGCCCGGCTCGACGGGCCAGTCGCCGTGGCCGTCCGCGGTGATGCGGTCGGTGATGTACGTCGAGTCCCGCTCGAAGCCGTTGCCCTCCTGCACGTACGTCCCCGTCGGTGTGCTCATCGCGCCCGGGTACCCGCCGTACGACCGGACCGAACCGTCACACCGACTTGCTGGCTTCGCGGGCGACGACGGCCACCGGGTCCCAGACGGACGAGAACGGGGGGGCATACGCCAGGTCGAGCTCGGTGACGTCGACGACGGTCATCCCGGCGGTGATCGCCGTGGCGACCGTGTCGATGCGCTTGGCCGATCCCGGACCGCCGATGATCTGGGCGC of Acidimicrobiales bacterium contains these proteins:
- a CDS encoding glutathione S-transferase C-terminal domain-containing protein, whose protein sequence is MSTPTGTYVQEGNGFERDSTYITDRITADGHGDWPVEPGRYRLVVARACPWANRAIIVRRLLGLEPVLSMGVCGPTHDARSWTFDLDPGGRDPVLGYERLQEAYLARFPAYERGITVPAIVEIRSGQVVTNDFAQMTIDLSVEWRAHHRDGAPDLYPVKRRGEIDQINDVVYGDVNNGVYRCGFAGSQAAYDDSYRTLFARLDWLSDRLAGQRYLMGESITEADVRLFTTLARFDAVYHGHFKCNREKLAEMPVLWAYARDLFQTPGFGDTIDVDHIKRHYYCVHTDINPTGIVPAGPDLSGWLTAHGREELGGRPFGDGTPPGPVAPGEEVPEDHRVG